One window of Entelurus aequoreus isolate RoL-2023_Sb linkage group LG06, RoL_Eaeq_v1.1, whole genome shotgun sequence genomic DNA carries:
- the LOC133652462 gene encoding uncharacterized protein LOC133652462 isoform X2, whose amino-acid sequence MYSYAFTSTCIKHAESYTSGWYDDRMVFWPSYKNTDRIERAALNEEQHEPNWPRFDVSVVRTCDNYKDALKIMQQYGKGCDTSDLQSEAENEELPEKRNRKPVHRLGDSDDSEEDPGNSDLTSLGLTSQLHRQTAPSRRVPARVMSTCQLDSSTGDNFLAPHHGEGRIHMPSPAPALNMQRVTQGTAVPPRLPPPPSPAALNMWQTEEPGSSLAYRPTWRGGRMADNISCSAPEVIHILSLLETIKHNQDQLIAKVL is encoded by the exons atgtattcatatgccttcaccagcacatgcattaaacatgcagagagttacacaag tggatggtatgatgataggatggttttctggcccagctataaaaacacagacagaattgaaagggcagctttaaatgaggagcagcatgagccaaactggccaagatttgacgtttctgttgtccgaacttgtg acaactacaaagacgcattaaaaataatgcaacaatatggaaagggctgcgacacctcagacctgcaatctgaggcagagaacgaggagctgccagaaaaaaggaacaggaagccagt ccatcgtctcggggactcagatgatagcgaagaagacccgggaaatagtgacctcacatctctggggttgacaagccaattgcacaggcaga ctgcaccgtctcgccgagtgccagcaagagtcatgagtacttgtcaactcgactcctcaactggagataactttctag cacctcaccatggggaaggacgcattcatatgccttcaccagcacctgctttaaacatgcagagagttacacaag gaacggcagtccctcctcgactccctccacccccctcacctgcagccctcaacatgtggcagacagaggagcctggatccagcctggcctacaggccaacatggcgagggggaagaatggccgacaacatttcctgctctg cgcctgaggtaatccacatccttagcctgctggaaactattaagcacaaccaagaccagctgattgcgaag gtgctgtg
- the LOC133652462 gene encoding uncharacterized protein LOC133652462 isoform X1 → MYSYAFTSTCIKHAESYTSGWYDDRMVFWPSYKNTDRIERAALNEEQHEPNWPRFDVSVVRTCDNYKDALKIMQQYGKGCDTSDLQSEAENEELPEKRNRKPVHRLGDSDDSEEDPGNSDLTSLGLTSQLHRQTAPSRRVPARVMSTCQLDSSTGDNFLAPHHGEGRIHMPSPAPALNMQRVTQGTAVPPRLPPPPSPAALNMWQTEEPGSSLAYRPTWRGGRMADNISCSAPEVIHILSLLETIKHNQDQLIAKVNFLSLE, encoded by the exons atgtattcatatgccttcaccagcacatgcattaaacatgcagagagttacacaag tggatggtatgatgataggatggttttctggcccagctataaaaacacagacagaattgaaagggcagctttaaatgaggagcagcatgagccaaactggccaagatttgacgtttctgttgtccgaacttgtg acaactacaaagacgcattaaaaataatgcaacaatatggaaagggctgcgacacctcagacctgcaatctgaggcagagaacgaggagctgccagaaaaaaggaacaggaagccagt ccatcgtctcggggactcagatgatagcgaagaagacccgggaaatagtgacctcacatctctggggttgacaagccaattgcacaggcaga ctgcaccgtctcgccgagtgccagcaagagtcatgagtacttgtcaactcgactcctcaactggagataactttctag cacctcaccatggggaaggacgcattcatatgccttcaccagcacctgctttaaacatgcagagagttacacaag gaacggcagtccctcctcgactccctccacccccctcacctgcagccctcaacatgtggcagacagaggagcctggatccagcctggcctacaggccaacatggcgagggggaagaatggccgacaacatttcctgctctg cgcctgaggtaatccacatccttagcctgctggaaactattaagcacaaccaagaccagctgattgcgaaggtaaacttcttaagccttgaatag